One stretch of Sebastes umbrosus isolate fSebUmb1 chromosome 5, fSebUmb1.pri, whole genome shotgun sequence DNA includes these proteins:
- the LOC119488215 gene encoding granzyme B-like, translating into MMHGLHKFLLLHVLACLELTVPGSAIIRGEEAPENSMLYMASVQEYRRHICGGFLVGKNFVVTAEQCDVNVRKADVVFGHDLKLVENQRKYIVEKCKHPRSKEKGWNDIMLLKLGGEDRPNIKVKPIPLPDLNITENEKCCVAGWGSTKTSGKYVEDLRVVDVSVINCKKQLPADAICTGKGFCKGDYGGPLVCNGIAVGVAYFNKNVDCNYPGVSVYTDIKKFLPWINEVLKKNDCKM; encoded by the exons ATGATGCACGGTCTGCACAAGTTCCTGCTTTTACATGTTCTGGCATGCCTCGAACTAACCG TACCTGGGAGTGCAATCATACGCGGGGAAGAAGCCCCAGAGAACTCGATGCTGTATATGGCCTCGGTGCAGGAATATAGACGACACATATGTGGAGGATTCCTTGTCGGTAAAAACTTTGTGGTCACTGCTGAGCAGTGTGATGT gaatGTGAGAAAAGCAGATGTTGTTTTTGGCCACGATCTCAAGTTGGTAGAAAATCAACGGAAATACATTGTAGAGAAGTGCAAACACCCACGTTCTAAGGAGAAAGGATGGAATGACATCATGCTCCTCAAA CTGGGTGGGGAAGATCGGCCAAACATCAAAGTCAAACCTATTCCCCTTCCTGACCTGAAcataacagaaaatgaaaagtgCTGCGTAGCTGGATGGGGTTCCACTAAAACTAGTGGTAAATATGTTGAAGATCTGAGAGTGGTGGATGTGTCTGTCATCAACTGTAAGAAGCAACTTCCTGCCGATGCTATCTGCACAGGCAAGGGATTCTGTAAG GGTGATTATGGTGGTCCTCTGGTGTGCAACGGGATAGCTGTTGGTGTCGCGTATTTCAACAAAAATGTCGACTGTAACTACCCGGGTGTATCCGTCTACACGGATATCAAGAAGTTCCTTCCCTGGATCAACGAGGTTCTCAAGAAAAATGATTGTAAAATGTAA
- the LOC119488214 gene encoding serine protease 57-like, with protein sequence MATGFVLLLLLFVLNGADGSHIVGGRDSAPKSRPYMASLQVQGRLNCGGALVKEDFVLTAAHCQIPIPYTVILGANSLAGNEPTTQVFSAVRSIPHPNYDGVANDIMLLKLNGSAQLTEAVQLIALKRGRMNTASQCITVGWGDIGDNGTLPENLQEVNVTTLPQRTCRRRWKARGVRINRTMVCGVGGSSFQGFCSGDSGGPLVCDGEAAGVVSFSGRRCGDPRTPDVYTCISCFRKWITSVLNNN encoded by the exons ATGGCGACCGGCTTcgtactactgctgctgctctttgtcCTAAATG gaGCTGATGGTTCTCATATTGTTGGAGGCAGAGACTCTGCCCCCAAATCGCGGCCCTACATGGCCTCGCTGCAAGTCCAAGGTCGCCTCAACTGTGGGGGAGCCCTGGTGAAAGAGGACTTTGTGctcacagcagcacattgtcAGATACCCAT ACCATACACTGTTATACTTGGAGCTAATTCTCTGGCCGGTAATGAACCCACAACGCAGGTGTTCAGTGCAGTCAGATCCATTCCTCATCCCAACTATGATGGAGTTGCCAATGATATCATGCTCCTCAAG CTCAACGGTAGCGCCCAACTGACTGAAGCAGTACAGCTGATCGCTCTGAAAAGGGGCAGGATGAATACAGCCAGTCAGTGCATCACAGTTGGCTGGGGGGACATAGGGGATAACGGCACCTTACCTGAGAACCTTCAGGAAGTCAATGTGACCACCCTGCCACAGCGAACATGTCGTAGGAGATGGAAAGCTAGAGGTGTTCGGATCAACAGGACTATGGTTTGTGGCGTTGGGGGCAGCTCCTTTCAAGGATTCTGTTCG GGGGATTCAGGCGGTCCGCTGGTGTGTGATGGAGAGGCAGCAGGCGTCGTCTCCTTCTCTGGCCGGCGATGCGGAGACCCCAGGACCCCTGATGTCTACACATGCATTTCGTGCTTCAGAAAATGGATTACAAGCGTGTTGAACAACAATTAG
- the LOC119488495 gene encoding duodenase-1-like yields MGGSGRKSLSFSTMTQGYRLQFLCSPPLANSAPRATLVDPKHREVLRAGVTSLLSKGAIREVEQGDRQAGFYSHYFLVPKRDGGTPTNPGPQGAQQVSPSPEMQDADSSEDGSEIIYGKKVEEGSMQYMASLQNNNKEHVCGGFLIREDVVVTAAHCDDAGFTSVVLGTHDLKKKEEEIRRDIERRYKHKGYLGVAYGNDIMLLKLSQGAGPDNRVETIQLPTSEMNTNSKETCSVAGWGRTERGAVDDLRVVNLSIIKLQVCKEQWLRVHHNLPANVICAGGYETDKGFCQGDSGGPLVCNGKAVGVVSYNRRENCNYPDVPNVYLDLYKYLPWIKSILGDMKHYESKSCTKFCFSIHSL; encoded by the exons ATGGGCGGCTCTGGACGCAAGTCCCTGAGTTTTTCCACCATGACCCAGGGATACAGGTTGCAATTTCTGTGCAGTCCTCCTCTGGCAAATTCAGCTCCTCGGGCTACATTGGTGGACCCGAAGCACAGGGAAGTGCTGCGGGCGGGGGTGACATCACTCCTGTCCAAGGGAGCCATAAGAGAGGTGGAACAGGGCGACCGGCAAGCTGGGTTTTACTCCCATTATTTCCTTGTCCCCAAACGGGACGGAGGGACTCCGACCAATCCCGGTCCTCAGGGGGCTCAGCAAGTATCTCCGTCCCCTGAGATGCAAGATGCTGACAGTTCAGAGG ATGGGAGTGAAATCATCTACGGGAAAAAAGTTGAGGAGGGATCGATGCAGTATATGGCCTCGCTGCAGAACAACAATAAAGAACATGTATGTGGAGGATTCCTCATCAGGGAAGACGTTGTGGTCACTGCTGCGCACTGTGATGATGC GGGATTTACATCTGTTGTTCTTGGCACCCACGATCtcaagaaaaaagaagaagaaataagaaGAGATATTGAACGGAGATACAAACACAAAGGTTATCTGGGTGTAGCTTATGGTAATGACATCATGCTCCTCAAA ctgtctcaggggGCTGGACCGGACAACAGAGTGGAAACAATTCAACTTCCCACCTCTGAAATGAACACAAACTCAAAGGAAACCTGCAGTGTAGCTGGATGGGGTAGAACTGAACGTGGAGCTGTTGATGATCTGAGAGTGGTGAATTTGTCTATCATTAAACTACAAGTCTGTAAGGAGCAATGGCTTCGTGTGCATCATAATCTTCCTGCCAACGTAATCTGTGCAGGTGGATACGAAACAGACAAAGGATTCTGTCAG GGTGATTCTGGTGGTCCTCTGGTGTGCAACGGGAAGGCTGTTGGTGTTGTCTCTTACAACCGTAGAGAAAACTGTAACTACCCAGATGTACCCAACGTCTACTTGGATCTATATAAATACCTTCCCTGGATCAAGAGCATCCTCGGAGACATGAAACATTATGAGTCAAAATCTTGCACAAAGTTTTGCTTCAGCATACATTCATTGTAA